A portion of the Periophthalmus magnuspinnatus isolate fPerMag1 chromosome 2, fPerMag1.2.pri, whole genome shotgun sequence genome contains these proteins:
- the kynu gene encoding kynureninase → MEQFEGFTPAQTVERVSKLLNCPPTSAQVAEYLDKQDPLRPFRGEFFLPKVSELPTSDPSVTDGSLDCIYLVGNSLGLQPKLAPRYLQEELDKWAKTGVHGHTDGSRPWAWAENNLEQMMADVVGAKREEVALMNGLTVNLHLLLLSFYKPTASRHKILLESKAFPSDHYAVESQIRLRGFNPEESMRLVSPRPGEETLRTEDILDVIEKEGQSIAVVMFSGVQYYTGQLFDMAAITEAGHKKGCYVGFDCAHAAGNAVLKLHDWDVDFACWCSYKYLNSGAGGLAGAFIHEKHKDAIRPALMGWWGHDLKTRFNMNNVMELQPGVSGFRLSNQPILLVCPLQASLEVFHKAGMSSLRRKSLLLTGYLEYLILHYYSQDPSQPHRPYVHIITPSDPRQRGCQLSLCFSVPIRRVFQELEKRGVACDMREPSVLRVAPVPLYNSFSDVHRFIETLGGALKASCS, encoded by the exons ATGGAGCAGTTTGAAGGCTTCACCCCAGCTCAGACAGTGGAGAGGGTCAGTAAACTGTTAAACTGTCCTCCCACCTCCGCACAAGTGGCTGAGTACCTGGACAAACAGGACCCTCTGAGACCATTTCGAGGAGAGTTCTTCCTGCCCAAGGTGTCCGAGCTGCCCACCT CTGACCCGTCGGTCACTGATGGCTCTTTGGACTGCATTTACCTCGTGGGCAACTCTCTGGGACTACAGCCCAAACTGGCCCCACGGTACctgcaggaggagctggacAAATGGGCCAAAAC TGGCGTGCACGGTCACACAGACGGCTCTCGTCCCTGGGCCTGGGCGGAGAACAACTTAGAGCAGATGATGGCGGATGTTGTGG GCGCGAAAAGAGAGGAGGTGGCTTTAATGAACGGATTAACAGTTAACCTGCACTTACTGCTG CTGTCGTTCTACAAACCCACAGCATCTCGACACAAAATCCTCCTGGAGTCCAAAGCGTTTCCCTCGGATCAC TACGCTGTGGAGTCTCAGATCCGTCTGCGAGGGTTTAACCCCGAGGAGAGCATGCGGCTGGTGTCTCCTAGACCT GGGGAGGAGACtctgaggacagaggacatcCTGGATGTGATAGAGAAGGAGGGACAGTCCATCGCCGTGGTGATGTTCAGTGGAGTCCAGTACTACACCGGTCAGCTCTTTGACATGGCTGCCATCACTGAGGCTGGACACAAGAAG GGTTGTTACGTGGGCTTTGACTGCGCTCATGCTGCAGGGAACGCTGTGCTCAAGCTCCATGACTGGGACGTGGACTTCGCCTGCTGGTGTTCCTACAAG TATTTAAACTCTGGAGCTGGAGGTTTGGCCGGAGCGTTTATCCACGAGAAGCACAAAGACGCCATCAGACCAGC GCTGATGGGGTGGTGGGGTCACGACCTCAAAACACGCTTCAACATGAACAACG TGATGGAGCTGCAGCCCGGAGTGAGCGGATTCAGGCTGTCGAACCAACCTATTCTGCTGGTGTGCCCCCTGCAGGCCAGTTTAGAG GTGTTCCACAAAGCCGGCATGTCGTCCCTGAGGAGAAAGTCCTTGTTACTGACGGGGTATTTAGAGTACCTGATCCTGCACTACTACAGCCAGGACCCCTCCCAGCCCCACAGGCCCTACGTGCACATCATCACCCCCTCGGACCCCCGGCAGAGGGGCTGTCAGCTgtccctctgcttctctgtgccCATACGCAGAGTCTTCCAAGAACTGGAGAAAAGGGGCGTCGCT TGTGACATGCGGGAGCCCAGTGTCCTGCGGGTGGCTCCTGTTCCTCTGTACAACTCCTTCAGCGACGTGCACCGCTTCATCGAgacactggggggcgctctgaAGGCTAGCTGCTCCTGA